TCCTGGGCTCAGGCGTTCGCGGCCACGCCCTCGTCACGAAGACCCTCCTGATCGTCAGCTCCGGCTACTCACGCTCGTTCCGCTCCCAGGAGGCGAAGGCGGAGCGCGAGTGGCGGGAGAGACCCGAGGAAGTGACCGGCGGCCTGGCCTGGACCAATCCGCAGTCGGCGGCGCGCGAAGACTGGCGCTACACGGTGCCGGCTGTCCGCGCCTTCGACAAGGCGACTGGCGAGCTGGTGGCCGAAGTCGAGCTGCCGGCCCACTCCGATGGCAGCCCGATCACCTACCTGCACCACGGCGTGCAGTACCTCGTCGTCTCCATCGGCGGCCGCGGCGAGCCGTTCGAGCTGATCGGGTACCGCCTGCCGGGCTAGCCCGAAGGCCAGGGCGTCCCCAGGTCCTCCTCCGGCACCGGCCACATCCCCAGGTTGACGAACTTCTGCAGCCGCTTCCCCTCGTAGGTCTCGGTCGTGTAGATGTTGCCCTTGGAGTCCGTGGCAATGCTGTGGACGGCGAAGAACTGGCCGGGCTGGCGGCCGCCGTCGCCGAAGGCGTAGAGCACCTCCATGCTCGCGCGCTCGATCACGTGGACCTTCATGTTCTGGCCGTCGGCCAGGTAGAGGAACTTCTGTTCGTCGTCCGGCGAGAAGGCGACGTCCCAGGTCGAACCCTGGGAGAGCGTCTCCGGCGCGATGAAGACTTCTTCGACGTAGGTGCCGTCGGCCTCGAAGACCTGAATGCGGTCGGCGGCCCGGTCACAGACGTAGAGCAGGCCGTCGGCCGCGATGTCGGCGCAATGGACCGGGCCGCGGAACTGGGTCGCCGGCGGATCCCCGGGGGCGTACTGGCCCAGATCCAGTTCGTCGTCCGGCGCCTCGCCGTAGGCGCCCCAAAAGCGCTTGAACTCGCCGGTGTCGGCATCGATCACGACGACCCGGCGGTTGAGATAGCCGTCGGCGACGTAGATCTCGTTCGCTTCCGGATCGACCGACAGCTTCGCCACCCGGCCGAAGTTCTCCATGTCGTGGCTGTTGCGCACGAACCGCGGCTCGTCCTCGCCGGCCCCTTCGTTGACGAGGGCGTTCGCCTTGCCCACCTGCATCAGGAACTGGCCGTCGCGGGTGAACTTCAGGGTGTGGGAGTCGCCGCCGCCGTTGCCGCCGATCCAAACGTTGTCCATGTGGTCGACGAGGATGCCGTGGTTGGAAGTCGGCCATTCGTACTCGCCCGTCTCGCTCGGACCGCCCCAGTGCCCGACCAGGTTGCCGTCCGGGTCGAATTCCAGCACCGGCGGCGCCGGGATGCAGCACTCGGAGAGCGGCGGATCCTGCGCCGCGCCGATCTCGTTGATCGCGCCGAAGGCGCCCGGCGTGTTCCGGTGGACGATCCAGACGTGGTCGCGGGAGTCGACCGCGACGCCGATCGCCGGGCCGAGAATCCAGTGGTTCGGCAACGGCTGCGGCCAGAAGGGATCGACCTCGAAGCGCGGCGCCATCGGGCCGTCGCCGGCTGCATCTTCGCCGCCGCCGTAGCCGCCGCCACCGCAGGCGGCGAGCAGGAGCAGGGAGGCCGCCGCGCAAGTCAAGACACAGGTCGAACGGTTCAATTTCATCGGCGGCCTTCCTCGTGATTGGAGTCCGTCATGTTCCGCGGTTCTGCCGCGAGTCTGCTGCTGCCAAGGCGGAAAGCCAGTGTACAACGGGGCTCCGGCGGCTAGCATCGACACCCCTGAGTCGTCTCCACGCCAACTACAACCGCCGACCCACGCACCTCGGCGCCCTTCTTGCCGCGGTCTTACTCTTCCTCGCCGGCGAGCCCGCCGCCGCCCACGAGGTGCCCGGCAGCGTCACGGTCCAGGTCCTCGTCAAACAGCAGGACGACCGGCTTCAGGTGCTCGTGCGCACGCCGCTCGAAGCGATGCAGGAGATGCAGTTCCCGGTCAACTATCGAGGCATCCTCGACCTCGAGGCGCTACGCGCCAGCGGCCTGCTCGTGGAAGCCGCCAACCGCTGGATCACGCCCAACCTCGACCTGTACGCCGGCCGCGACCAACTGCCGACGACGACCGTCCAGGCGGTCCGGCTGTCGATCCCGTCCGACCGCTCCTTCGCCGACTTCGACCGCGCCCTTGCCCACATCCGCGAGCCACCCCTGCCGGCCACAACGCAGCTCGTCTGGCGGCAGGCGCTGCTCGATGTCCACCTGGAGACGCCGCTCGGCACTCATGGCGCCAGCGAACGACCCCGGTTCTCGATCGACCCCCGTTTCGGCCGCCTGGGCCTGCAGGTGCTCACGGTCATTCGCTACGAGTCGTCCGACGGCGATGCGCGAGCGCTTCAGCTCGCCGCCGAACCCGGCCGGGTCCGCCTCGACCCGAACTGGGCGCAAGCCTCGATCCACTTCGTCGCGATGGGCTTCGAACACATCCTGAGCGGCCTCGACCACCTGCTCTTCCTGGTCTGCCTGGTGGCGCCGCTACGCCGCCTGCGCCAGCTCGTGCTCGTCGTGACCTCGTTCACGGTGGCCCACTCAATCACCCTGATCGCCTCGGCGGCTGGTCTAGCGCCACGCGCGCTCTGGTTCCCGACTCTGGTCGAGGTCCTGATCGCGCTCTCGATCGTCTACATGGCCTTCGAGAACATCCTCGGAGTGGGCCAGGACCGCCGCTGGACCGCCGCCTTCGGCTTCGGCCTCGTCCACGGCTTCGGCTTCTCATTCGCCCTCAGCGAGTCCCTCCAGTTCGCGGGCTCGCATCTCGTCACCTCGCTGCTCGCCTTCAACGTCGGCGTCGAACTCGGCCAGCTCCTGGTCCTGCTGCTGCTGATTCCCCTGCTGGACTTCGCCTTCCGCCGCCTGCCCAACGAGCGCCTCGGGATCATCCTCGTCTCGGCCCTCATCGTCCACACCGCCTGGCACTGGACCGGCGACCGGGGTTCAGACCTGCTGCAGTACCGCCCCCAAGCGCCGCTGCTGGATCGGATCCCCGACGGCGTCCTGCCCTGGGCTCTGGTGATCGCGGCGGCCGCGGTGCCCACCAGCCAGTGGTTGCGCCGACGACCCGCAAACGGTCATCGTTGCCCAAGCAACCTGCGACGATGGAGAAACGCGCTCCCCAAGCGGCGCAGAGAACGCGCTGCCCATTACCGCTCGCCTACCCGCGATCAGTGACCGCGATGTCCGACGGCGAGCCCATCAGCCTCCTCGCGGCGGCCCGTCGCCAGAGCCTGTCTACCTTCGCCATTCCTCGGTGTACACCCGTCCGAAACGATCTGTGGCTTCGACCAGGACGACTCGCTCAC
This region of Acidobacteriota bacterium genomic DNA includes:
- a CDS encoding HupE/UreJ family protein, coding for MPGSVTVQVLVKQQDDRLQVLVRTPLEAMQEMQFPVNYRGILDLEALRASGLLVEAANRWITPNLDLYAGRDQLPTTTVQAVRLSIPSDRSFADFDRALAHIREPPLPATTQLVWRQALLDVHLETPLGTHGASERPRFSIDPRFGRLGLQVLTVIRYESSDGDARALQLAAEPGRVRLDPNWAQASIHFVAMGFEHILSGLDHLLFLVCLVAPLRRLRQLVLVVTSFTVAHSITLIASAAGLAPRALWFPTLVEVLIALSIVYMAFENILGVGQDRRWTAAFGFGLVHGFGFSFALSESLQFAGSHLVTSLLAFNVGVELGQLLVLLLLIPLLDFAFRRLPNERLGIILVSALIVHTAWHWTGDRGSDLLQYRPQAPLLDRIPDGVLPWALVIAAAAVPTSQWLRRRPANGHRCPSNLRRWRNALPKRRRERAAHYRSPTRDQ